Proteins co-encoded in one Astyanax mexicanus isolate ESR-SI-001 chromosome 1, AstMex3_surface, whole genome shotgun sequence genomic window:
- the LOC111193370 gene encoding uncharacterized protein LOC111193370, with amino-acid sequence MCVVSSEDQVQRRRVSLKRVSSSTFRPTCAILKMTLRDSKPVVLINSNCSCVAGCGICNHLVALLFQTAHYSECGMTVVPPVLSCTQTEQKWHKPRTMGVKPGPVDAMVVLKPKPGATTASGVRSTLYKGYSGELPHPATLNPRPAYAGMKAESLPLICTMNISADKPLVDSVFGKVQAGSVLSYQQTLPPPDSVVLHEDAPPFPSVPLDGYHLNQSEYSFVPTHQEQLHLSSLSVTLSQSHLIEEATRCQSATPEWHSLRRERVTASHFREVSHVRGPRTAEGLAERMIRGTRQTANMKRGLEMETGALKDYAVLKNLNLTKCGLVIHPDAPWLGASPDGLVYDPLERPSFGLVEIKCPNAQSYVDCNVLKMAQGKYKLKESHCYYWQVQGQLLITGMQWCDFVICAHDDIFVQRIYRDGTVLEEAKKRCDMFFFNIYLPKYLSMSK; translated from the exons ATGTGCGTCGTATCGTCAGAGGATCAAGTACAACGCCGCAGAGTAAGCTTGAAAAGGGTTTCAAGTTCTACGTTTCGTCCTACCTGTGCAATTTTGAAG ATGACCTTACGTGATTCAAAGCCAGTTGTACTAATAAACAGCAACTGTTCTTGTGTGGCTGGTTGTGGAATCTGCAACCACTTGGTTGCATTGCTTTTCCAGACGGCTCATTATTCTGAATGTGGCATGACTGTCGTCCCTCCTGTCCTTTCATGCACACAGACAGAACAGAAGTGGCATAAACCACGAACAATG GGTGTGAAGCCTGGTCCCGTGGATGCGATGGTTGTCCTGAAGCCCAAACCAGGTGCTACTACAGCCAGTGGGGTTAG ATCTACACTTTACAAGGGCTATAGTGGTGAGCTCCCACACCCAGCAACCCTCAATCCTAGACCTGCCTACGCTGGAATGAAAGCAGAATCTCTTCCCCTCATCTGCACAATGAACATCTCAGCTGACAAGCCACTTGTGGACTCTGTCTTTGGGAAGGTACAAGCTGGAAGTGTACTGTCCTATCAACAAACCCTACCTCCACCTGATAGTGTTGTACTACATGAGGATGCACCCCCATTCCCCAGTGTGCCACTAGATGGTTACCATCTAAACCAAAGTGAATATTCATTTGTGCCAACTCACCAAGAACAGCTACATCTGAGCTCACTTTCTGTGACCTTATCACAGTCACACCTCATTGAGGAGGCAACAAGATGCCAAAGCGCTACACCTGAGTGGCATTCACTTAGGAGAGAAAGGGTGACAGCCTCACATTTCAGAGAGGTGAGCCATGTTAGAGGTCCAAGGACTGCAGAAGGCCTGGCAGAAAGGATGATCCGAGGGACACGACAAACGGCAAACATGAAGAGAGGCCTGGAAATGGAAACCGGGGCCTTAAAGGATTATGCAGTTCTGAAAAACCTGAACTTAACCAAGTGTGGGTTGGTTATTCACCCAGATGCACCTTGGCTGGGTGCATCGCCGGATGGGCTTGTATATGACCCCCTTGAGCGTCCATCATTTGGGCTTGTTGAAATTAAATGCCCAAATGCACAAAGTTATGTGGACTGCAATGTCCTCAAAATGGCACAAGGTAAATACAAACTGAAGGAGAGCCATTGTTATTATTGGCAAGTCCAGGGTCAGTTATTGATCACCGGAATGCAATGGTGCGATTTTGTTATCTGTGCCCATGATGACATCTTTGTGCAACGCATATACAGAGATGGCACTGTATTAGAGGAGGCGAAAAAAAGGTGTGACatgtttttctttaacatttactTGCCAAAATACCTCTCCATGTccaagtaa
- the LOC125784831 gene encoding uncharacterized protein LOC125784831, translating to MTCKRTKLSFQQRTDSRSNHHCCVPFCTASSRSNSHLSFHTFPKDSELQKQWVVKIRRDHFIITSTSRVCSRHFVTADLIEPPTPAGRRRLTPGAVPVLFHWNNYNIPTARPGVWERTERPPNTEPTEMPTDPDDPWPCHEHDYCASTEPAALDISLNENEELREEISRLRKQVEELTISSRFGLERFAASDEDIRFFTRFATHAHLMGLWKQIEPATFNIVRVTRAQTAVKTDQVPHSASATVLQPIDEFFLFMNYLSLGLMQKDLAHRFRIHRSTVSRIVNTWANFLYTVLGAVDIWLDGDTVKAHLPEVFQEYADTQVILDCTELRCQTPNSLLLQSEVFSTYKSHCTFKGLIGIAPHGAVTFVSSLYQGAISDKEILKQSGIVPLLDSSMAIMVDKGFLVEDCVPCRVHIPTFLAKRAQLSRSEIRQTQSIARLRVHVERVIRRVKEHKIFSTVIPLSITGSINQLFAVACLLVNYQNGPLVKAWASNC from the exons ATGACATGTAAACGCACAAAATTATCTTTTCAACAACGTACGGACAGCAGGTCTAACCACCACTGCTGTGTGCCGTTCTGCACAGCATCATCTAGGTCCAACTCTCACCTGAGCTTCCACACCTTTCCAAAGGACTCCGAATTGCAGAAACAGTGGGTTGTTAAGATCAGGAGAGATCATTTTATCATAACAAGTACTTCTCGAGTGTGCTCGCGACACTTTGTCACTGCTGATTTAATCGAGCCCCCCACTCCTGCTGGACGACGACGCCTAACACCCGGAGCTGTTCCTGTGCTTTTCCATTGGAATAACTACAATATCCCAACCGCAAGACCTGGAGTATGGGAAAGAACAGAGCGTCCACCCAACACCGAACCAACAGAGATGCCGACTGACCCTGATGACCCATGGCCGTGTCATGAACATGACTACTGTGCCAGTACTGAGCCTGCTGCCCTTGATATCTCCCTTAACGAAAACGAAGAGCTACGCGAGGAGATATCAAGGCTCAGAAAACAAGTCGAGGAGTTAACCATCAGCAGCAGGTTTGGTTTGGAGCGGTTTGCTGCCTCTGATGAAGACATACGATTCTTTACCAG ATTTGCAACTCACGCCCACCTGATGGGACTTTGGAAGCAAATAGAGCCAGCCACCTTCAACATTGTACGGGTTACAAGAGCTCAGACTGCAGTGAAGACTGATCAAGTCCCTCACTCTGCAAGTGCAACG GTTCTTCAACCAATTGATGAGTTCTTCCTGTTCATGAACTACCTGTCATTGGGACTCATGCAAAAGGATTTGGCCCATAGATTTAGAATACACCGGTCAACTGTTAGTCGCATTGTTAACACCTGGGCCAACTTTCTTTATACTGTATTAGGAGCTGTAGATATTTGGCTAGATGGGGACACTGTGAAAGCTCACCTTCCAGAGGTGTTTCAGGAATACGCTGACACTCAAGTAATTTTAGATTGCACAGAACTGAGATGTCAGACCCCAAATTCCCTTCTCCTCCAGAGCGAGGTGTTTTCCACTTATAAATCACACTGTACATTTAAAGGGTTGATTGGAATAGCCCCTCATGGTGCAGTGACCTTTGTATCTTCTCTTTATCAAGGTGCCATCAGTGATAAGGAGATCTTAAAGCAGTCTGGCATTGTGCCCCTCCTTGACTCATCTATGGCCATTATGGTAGACAAGGGTTTCCTTGTTGAAGACTGCGTACCATGCAGAGTGCACATACCCACTTTTTTGGCAAAGAGAGCTCAACTGTCTAGGTCTGAGATCAGACAGACCCAGTCCATTGCAAGACTGAGAGTCCATGTTGAGCGTGTGATCCGCAGGGTCAAAGAACATAAAATATTCAGCACAGTGATCCCCCTTTCAATCACAGGCAGCATAAACCAACTTTTTGCTGTTGCCTGCCTTTTGGTGAATTATCAAAATGGTCCCTTGGTGAAAGCTTGGGCAAGCAATTGCTAA